One genomic window of Magnolia sinica isolate HGM2019 chromosome 3, MsV1, whole genome shotgun sequence includes the following:
- the LOC131238657 gene encoding uncharacterized protein LOC131238657 — protein MGLGISKTTMKVATPYIIEARSERNARMSIEAKFEALMTQMQEFRTIVEQQFAELRQQITYQSQLLHRSPDTAASQAHRRSGEPSSIREDSATTPSMEQICQLRDIRG, from the exons ATGGGTTTGGGTATTTCTAAGACTACTATGAAGGTTGCCACCCCCTACATCATAGAAGCTCGGTCGGAGAGGAATGCACGTATGtccattgaggctaaatttgaagCATTAATGACTCAAATGCAAGAATTTCGTACGATTGTTGAGCAACAATTTGCTGAACTTAGGCAACAAATTACTTATCAAAGCCAACTACTTCACCGCTCCCCTGATACAGCTGCATCTCAG gcccaccgtcgatctggtgaGCCCTCAAGTATTCGAGAAGACTCTGCAACAACTCCATCGATGGAACAAATTTGCCAATTGAGAGATATCCGTGGTTGA